The Calditrichota bacterium genome includes a window with the following:
- a CDS encoding DUF4956 domain-containing protein yields MFNEMQSLNLFPVSIFEIISNVFVALCCGLFIAWVYRKSYRGAGYSSAFVNSMIFLSMITAIVIMVIGNNLARAFGLVGAMSIIRFRTAVKDTQDIVFIFFALAIGMAAGVGYFKLAIFGSAFVGIIMLLLVKSNITALRQDDYLLQFSFQPNGDNSPPYMPILNKYCRRFNVVNTRTVEDHGIMELSYYVKLKNKEKNPEFISALDNTHGVKNINLFFDEEQI; encoded by the coding sequence ATGTTTAATGAAATGCAAAGTTTAAACTTATTTCCGGTTTCAATATTTGAGATAATAAGCAATGTTTTTGTTGCCTTATGTTGCGGCCTTTTTATCGCCTGGGTCTATCGCAAATCATATCGCGGGGCCGGTTATTCATCAGCTTTTGTAAATTCGATGATTTTCTTATCCATGATTACCGCTATTGTAATAATGGTTATTGGTAATAATCTTGCCCGAGCTTTTGGGCTTGTTGGAGCTATGTCAATTATACGTTTTCGGACAGCGGTTAAAGATACACAGGATATTGTGTTTATCTTTTTTGCTCTGGCTATTGGTATGGCGGCAGGTGTAGGCTATTTTAAACTGGCCATTTTCGGATCGGCATTTGTTGGAATAATCATGCTGCTTTTGGTGAAATCAAATATAACTGCTCTTCGTCAGGATGATTATTTGCTGCAATTTTCTTTTCAACCAAATGGAGATAATTCACCGCCTTATATGCCAATCCTGAATAAGTATTGCAGGCGTTTTAATGTGGTCAATACCCGGACAGTTGAAGACCACGGTATAATGGAATTATCCTATTATGTAAAGTTAAAAAACAAAGAAAAGAACCCGGAATTTATAAGTGCATTGGATAATACACATGGCGTCAAAAACATTAACCTCTTTTTTGATGAAGAGCAGATTTAA